One part of the Eptesicus fuscus isolate TK198812 chromosome 20, DD_ASM_mEF_20220401, whole genome shotgun sequence genome encodes these proteins:
- the KCNAB3 gene encoding voltage-gated potassium channel subunit beta-3 isoform X2 has protein sequence MQVSIACTEQNLRSRNSEDRLCGPRPGPGGGNGSGPKARTAVVPRPPAPPGVLRESTGRGTGMKYRNLGKSGLRVSCLGLGTWVTFGSQISDETAEDVLTVAYEHGINLFDTTEVYAAGKAERTLGNILKSKGWRRSSYVITTKIFGGGQAETERGLSRKHIIEGLRESLERLQLGYVDIVFANRSDPNSPMEEIVRAMTYVINQGLALYWGTSRWGAAEIMEAYSVARQFNLIPPVCEQAEHHLFQREKVEMQLPELYHKIGVGSVTWSPLACGLIHSKYDGRVPDPCRATIKGYQWLKDKVQSEDGKKQQAKVMDLLPIAHQLGCTVAQLAIAWCLRSEGVSSVLLGVSSAEQLIEHLGALQVLSQLTPQTVVEIDGLLGNKPHSKK, from the exons ATGCAGGTGTCTATCGCGTGTACTGAGCAGAACCTTCGCAGCCGGAACAGTGAGGACCGTCTGTGCGGACCCCGGCCGGGCCCCGGGGGCGGTAACG ggtcgGGCCCCAAGGCCCGGACCGCAGTGGTCCCCCGACCCCCAGCGCCCCCTGGGGTCCTCCGAGAGAGCACCGGCCGAGGCACTGGCATGAAATACAG AAACCTAGGAAAGTCTGGTCTTCGTGTGTCCTGTCTGGGCCTAG GTACCTGGGTCACATTTGGTTCTCAGATCTCGGATGAG ACAGCAGAGGACGTGCTGACAGTAGCCTATGAGCATGGTATAAACCTGTTTGACACCACCGAAGTGTATGCAGCTGGAAA GGCTGAAAGAACCCTAGGCAACATCCTCAAGAGCAAAGGTTGGAG gAGATCAAGCTATGTCATCACCACCAAGATTTTTGGGGGAGGACA GGCAGAAACTGAGCGAGGCTTGAGCCGCAAACACATCATTGAGG GCTTGCGAGAATCTCTGGAACGTCTCCAGCTGGGATATGTGGACATCGTCTTTGCTAACCGCTCAGATCCCAACAGTCCCATGGAGG AGATTGTTCGAGCCATGACCTATGTCATCAACCAGGGCCTGGCTCTATACTGGGGGACATCCCGATGGGGGGCTGCAGAAATCATG GAGGCCTACTCTGTGGCCAGACAGTTCAATCTGATTCCTCCAGTGTGTGAACAAGCAGAGCACCATCTGTTTCAAAGAGAAAAGGTGGAGATGCAGCTGCCAGAGCTCTACCACAAGATTG GTGTTGGCTCAGTCACCTGGTCCCCTCTGGCCTGTGGCCTCATCCACAGCAAGTATGATGGGCGAGTCCCAGACCCCTGCAGGGCCACCATCAAG GGTTACCAGTGGCTCAAGGACAAAGTGCAGAGTGAGGATGGCAAGAAGCAACAAGCCAAAGTCATGGACCTTCTACCCATAGCTCACCAGCTGGGCTGCACTGTGGCACAGCTTGCTATTG CGTGGTGTCTCCGCAGTGAGGGTGTCAGCTCCGTCTTGCTGGGGGTGTCGAGTGCAGAGCAGCTGATAGAACATCTGGGTGCCCTACAG GTGCTGAGCCAGCTGACCCCGCAGACGGTTGTGGAGATAGACGGGCTCCTGGGGAACAAACCACATTCCAAGAAATAG
- the KCNAB3 gene encoding voltage-gated potassium channel subunit beta-3 isoform X1: protein MQVSIACTEQNLRSRNSEDRLCGPRPGPGGGNGGPVSGVHGNPPGGGGSGPKARTAVVPRPPAPPGVLRESTGRGTGMKYRNLGKSGLRVSCLGLGTWVTFGSQISDETAEDVLTVAYEHGINLFDTTEVYAAGKAERTLGNILKSKGWRRSSYVITTKIFGGGQAETERGLSRKHIIEGLRESLERLQLGYVDIVFANRSDPNSPMEEIVRAMTYVINQGLALYWGTSRWGAAEIMEAYSVARQFNLIPPVCEQAEHHLFQREKVEMQLPELYHKIGVGSVTWSPLACGLIHSKYDGRVPDPCRATIKGYQWLKDKVQSEDGKKQQAKVMDLLPIAHQLGCTVAQLAIAWCLRSEGVSSVLLGVSSAEQLIEHLGALQVLSQLTPQTVVEIDGLLGNKPHSKK, encoded by the exons ATGCAGGTGTCTATCGCGTGTACTGAGCAGAACCTTCGCAGCCGGAACAGTGAGGACCGTCTGTGCGGACCCCGGCCGGGCCCCGGGGGCGGTAACGGTGGGCCTGTCAGCGGGGTGCACGGGAATcctccaggaggaggagggtcgGGCCCCAAGGCCCGGACCGCAGTGGTCCCCCGACCCCCAGCGCCCCCTGGGGTCCTCCGAGAGAGCACCGGCCGAGGCACTGGCATGAAATACAG AAACCTAGGAAAGTCTGGTCTTCGTGTGTCCTGTCTGGGCCTAG GTACCTGGGTCACATTTGGTTCTCAGATCTCGGATGAG ACAGCAGAGGACGTGCTGACAGTAGCCTATGAGCATGGTATAAACCTGTTTGACACCACCGAAGTGTATGCAGCTGGAAA GGCTGAAAGAACCCTAGGCAACATCCTCAAGAGCAAAGGTTGGAG gAGATCAAGCTATGTCATCACCACCAAGATTTTTGGGGGAGGACA GGCAGAAACTGAGCGAGGCTTGAGCCGCAAACACATCATTGAGG GCTTGCGAGAATCTCTGGAACGTCTCCAGCTGGGATATGTGGACATCGTCTTTGCTAACCGCTCAGATCCCAACAGTCCCATGGAGG AGATTGTTCGAGCCATGACCTATGTCATCAACCAGGGCCTGGCTCTATACTGGGGGACATCCCGATGGGGGGCTGCAGAAATCATG GAGGCCTACTCTGTGGCCAGACAGTTCAATCTGATTCCTCCAGTGTGTGAACAAGCAGAGCACCATCTGTTTCAAAGAGAAAAGGTGGAGATGCAGCTGCCAGAGCTCTACCACAAGATTG GTGTTGGCTCAGTCACCTGGTCCCCTCTGGCCTGTGGCCTCATCCACAGCAAGTATGATGGGCGAGTCCCAGACCCCTGCAGGGCCACCATCAAG GGTTACCAGTGGCTCAAGGACAAAGTGCAGAGTGAGGATGGCAAGAAGCAACAAGCCAAAGTCATGGACCTTCTACCCATAGCTCACCAGCTGGGCTGCACTGTGGCACAGCTTGCTATTG CGTGGTGTCTCCGCAGTGAGGGTGTCAGCTCCGTCTTGCTGGGGGTGTCGAGTGCAGAGCAGCTGATAGAACATCTGGGTGCCCTACAG GTGCTGAGCCAGCTGACCCCGCAGACGGTTGTGGAGATAGACGGGCTCCTGGGGAACAAACCACATTCCAAGAAATAG
- the KCNAB3 gene encoding voltage-gated potassium channel subunit beta-3 isoform X3, translating into MQVSIACTEQNLRSRNSEDRLCGPRPGPGGGNGSGPKARTAVVPRPPAPPGVLRESTGRGTGMKYRNLGKSGLRVSCLGLGTWVTFGSQISDETAEDVLTVAYEHGINLFDTTEVYAAGKAERTLGNILKSKGWRRSSYVITTKIFGGGQAETERGLSRKHIIEEIVRAMTYVINQGLALYWGTSRWGAAEIMEAYSVARQFNLIPPVCEQAEHHLFQREKVEMQLPELYHKIGVGSVTWSPLACGLIHSKYDGRVPDPCRATIKGYQWLKDKVQSEDGKKQQAKVMDLLPIAHQLGCTVAQLAIAWCLRSEGVSSVLLGVSSAEQLIEHLGALQVLSQLTPQTVVEIDGLLGNKPHSKK; encoded by the exons ATGCAGGTGTCTATCGCGTGTACTGAGCAGAACCTTCGCAGCCGGAACAGTGAGGACCGTCTGTGCGGACCCCGGCCGGGCCCCGGGGGCGGTAACG ggtcgGGCCCCAAGGCCCGGACCGCAGTGGTCCCCCGACCCCCAGCGCCCCCTGGGGTCCTCCGAGAGAGCACCGGCCGAGGCACTGGCATGAAATACAG AAACCTAGGAAAGTCTGGTCTTCGTGTGTCCTGTCTGGGCCTAG GTACCTGGGTCACATTTGGTTCTCAGATCTCGGATGAG ACAGCAGAGGACGTGCTGACAGTAGCCTATGAGCATGGTATAAACCTGTTTGACACCACCGAAGTGTATGCAGCTGGAAA GGCTGAAAGAACCCTAGGCAACATCCTCAAGAGCAAAGGTTGGAG gAGATCAAGCTATGTCATCACCACCAAGATTTTTGGGGGAGGACA GGCAGAAACTGAGCGAGGCTTGAGCCGCAAACACATCATTGAGG AGATTGTTCGAGCCATGACCTATGTCATCAACCAGGGCCTGGCTCTATACTGGGGGACATCCCGATGGGGGGCTGCAGAAATCATG GAGGCCTACTCTGTGGCCAGACAGTTCAATCTGATTCCTCCAGTGTGTGAACAAGCAGAGCACCATCTGTTTCAAAGAGAAAAGGTGGAGATGCAGCTGCCAGAGCTCTACCACAAGATTG GTGTTGGCTCAGTCACCTGGTCCCCTCTGGCCTGTGGCCTCATCCACAGCAAGTATGATGGGCGAGTCCCAGACCCCTGCAGGGCCACCATCAAG GGTTACCAGTGGCTCAAGGACAAAGTGCAGAGTGAGGATGGCAAGAAGCAACAAGCCAAAGTCATGGACCTTCTACCCATAGCTCACCAGCTGGGCTGCACTGTGGCACAGCTTGCTATTG CGTGGTGTCTCCGCAGTGAGGGTGTCAGCTCCGTCTTGCTGGGGGTGTCGAGTGCAGAGCAGCTGATAGAACATCTGGGTGCCCTACAG GTGCTGAGCCAGCTGACCCCGCAGACGGTTGTGGAGATAGACGGGCTCCTGGGGAACAAACCACATTCCAAGAAATAG
- the RNF227 gene encoding RING finger protein 227, which produces MPPQGAARPLRDASRGGVSFLKGARRGGARPKTRPGSQGGLVRAAHGVSRVSDTLESAAGSMQLLVKVPSLPERGELDCDICYRPFNLGARAPRRLPGTARARCGHKLCTACLRELAARGDRSGAAARVVRFRRVVTCPFCRAPTPLPRGGVTEIPVDPDLWSRLEEKARAEREPDEAGSPGREGGDADREADEEEESDKGSGPRSAGWRAFRRLWDRLLSPARRWRRPLPSNVLYCPEIKDLAHMTRCTL; this is translated from the exons ATGCCGCCGCAGGGAGCGGCCCGACCACTGCGTGACGCCTCGAGGGGCGGGGTCTCGTTTTTAAAAGGGGCCAGACGCGGCGGCGCCCGCCCCAAGACCCGACCCGGGTCACAGGGAGGGCTAGTTCGTGCTGCCCACGGCGTCAGCCGCGTTAGCGACACCCTCGAGTCCGCGGCGGGCAGCATGCAGCTCCTGGTGAAGGTGCCATCTCTTCCGGAGCGGGGAGAGCTGGACTGCGACATCTGCTACCGGCCCTTCAACCTCGGGGCCCGCGCGCCTCGCCGCCTGCCCGGGACGGCGCGCGCCCGCTGCGGCCACAAGCTCTGCACCGCCTGCCTGCGCGAGCTGGCGGCGCGCGGCGACCGCAGCGGAGCGGCCGCGCGCGTGGTGCGCTTCCGCCGCGTCGTCACGTGCCCCTTCTGCCGCGCGCCCACCCCGCTCCCGCGCGGCGGGGTCACGGAGATCCCTGTCGACCCGGACTTGTGGTCGCGATTGGAGGAAAAGGCGCGGGCTGAACGTGAACCTGATGAGGCTGGTAGCCCGGGCAGGGAAGGTGGCGACGCCGACCGAGAGGCCGACGAGGAGGAAGAGAGCGACAAGGGGTCGGGGCCGAGGAGCGCGGGGTGGCGCGCGTTCCGACGGCTCTGGGACAGGTTGCTGTCGCCCGCGCGCCGCTGGCGGCGCCCGCTGCCTAGCAACG TTCTGTACTGTCCGGAGATCAAGGACTTGGCCCACATGACTCGCTGCACGCTGTAA